The following are encoded in a window of Arthrobacter sp. OAP107 genomic DNA:
- the mshA gene encoding D-inositol-3-phosphate glycosyltransferase — MSVIKRVAFLSLHTSPMEQPGSGDAGGMNVYIRGLASALAETGIEVEVFTRSTAAGQPAVEHPDPGVCVHNVMAGPPRKLPKEELPELLHSMVAEIERVRAQQPHGRYDLIHSHYWVSGVAGLELSALWNIPLVHTMHTMAKVKNLLLHSGEQPEPRRREDGEHRIVDGATRLIANTTAEAAELVSHYDADFDHIDVAPPGVDLSVFTPAFRARSRTAHGVAPGTFHLLFAGRIQRLKGPQILLKAAALLRRRRPDIDLRLTILGALSGAKDFNLNSLVSAAGLDDVVTHHPPVSAPELAGWFRAADVVVMPSYSESFGLVALEAQACGTPVLATRVGGLTRAVSHRRTGLLVDGHRAADWADALEALHDDPDTRHNMGTAAAIHAANSGWQRTAAITLDSYHAAVDEHASSHPMAAVYGTRLTG, encoded by the coding sequence ATGTCCGTCATCAAGCGAGTGGCTTTCCTGTCGCTGCATACCTCCCCCATGGAACAGCCCGGTTCCGGGGACGCCGGCGGCATGAACGTCTACATCCGCGGCCTTGCCTCCGCCCTGGCCGAAACCGGCATCGAAGTGGAGGTCTTCACCCGCTCCACAGCCGCCGGCCAGCCTGCGGTCGAACACCCGGACCCCGGCGTCTGCGTCCACAACGTCATGGCCGGCCCGCCCCGCAAGCTGCCCAAGGAAGAACTCCCCGAGCTGCTGCACAGCATGGTCGCCGAAATCGAGCGTGTCCGCGCCCAGCAGCCGCACGGACGATACGACCTCATCCACTCCCACTACTGGGTCTCCGGCGTCGCCGGCCTGGAACTCTCCGCCCTCTGGAACATCCCGCTCGTGCACACCATGCACACCATGGCCAAGGTCAAGAACCTCCTCCTGCATTCCGGCGAACAACCCGAACCGCGCCGCCGCGAAGACGGCGAACACCGCATCGTCGACGGCGCCACCCGCCTCATCGCCAACACCACCGCCGAAGCCGCCGAACTCGTCTCCCATTACGATGCCGATTTCGACCACATCGACGTAGCACCCCCCGGCGTGGACCTCTCCGTCTTCACCCCCGCGTTCCGCGCCCGGTCCCGCACCGCCCACGGCGTCGCCCCCGGCACTTTCCACCTGCTCTTCGCCGGCCGGATCCAACGCCTCAAGGGCCCCCAGATCCTGCTCAAGGCCGCCGCACTGCTGCGTCGCCGCCGCCCCGACATCGACCTCAGACTCACCATCCTCGGTGCGCTCAGCGGAGCCAAGGACTTCAACCTCAATTCCCTCGTCAGTGCCGCCGGACTCGACGACGTCGTCACCCACCACCCGCCCGTCAGCGCACCTGAACTTGCCGGCTGGTTCCGGGCGGCCGACGTCGTCGTCATGCCCTCCTACAGCGAGTCCTTCGGACTGGTCGCGCTCGAGGCCCAGGCCTGCGGCACCCCCGTCCTCGCCACCCGCGTCGGCGGGCTCACCCGCGCGGTCAGCCACCGCCGCACCGGTCTCCTCGTGGACGGCCACCGCGCCGCAGACTGGGCCGACGCCCTCGAAGCCCTCCATGACGACCCCGACACCCGGCATAACATGGGGACCGCCGCCGCCATCCACGCCGCAAACTCCGGCTGGCAGCGCACCGCCGCCATCACCCTCGACAGCTACCACGCGGCCGTCGACGAACATGCCTCCAGCCACCCCATGGCAGCCGTCTACGGGACGCGGCTCACGGGCTAA
- a CDS encoding 6-phospho-beta-glucosidase — MRLMIAGGGGFRVPLVYRALCSGPYSGLVSEVVLYDVDGGRLAAIEAVLRSMPSEISRSPEVSGAGDGSSAVGRSSTRPPVVTSTTSLAQALDGTDVVFAAIRPGGTAGRVADERVAQELGLLGQETTGAGGISYALRSIPAMLELAAGMRTHCPDAWLVNFTNPAGMVTEALVPLLGRKVIGICDSASALVHRAANAAGVPLPADKLDGVGYYGLNHLGWLYRLESGGRDVLPGLLADAAALASFEEGRLFPQPFLRNLGLLPNEYLFYYYETARAASGMRALAKTRGESIHGQQAELYPRLAGAGDDAYGLWEAARRSREEGYLAEARSGGEARDPEDLAGGGYEQVALAVMRALAGGGGARAATQLILNTPNSTGRLAGAAGSQAAIPGLPGDAVVEVPCTVTPEGAVPIPQDRPAEPQLGLLQQVKEVELLTVRAACTGDRDAALDAFAAHPLVGSSGLAAGLLAGYEDAFPELAALWRH; from the coding sequence ATGCGGCTCATGATCGCCGGCGGCGGCGGATTCCGGGTTCCCCTCGTTTACCGTGCCCTCTGTTCCGGGCCCTATTCCGGCCTGGTCAGTGAGGTGGTGCTGTACGACGTCGACGGCGGCCGCCTGGCTGCCATCGAGGCCGTGCTTCGGTCCATGCCTTCGGAAATCAGCCGGTCACCGGAGGTGAGCGGCGCGGGGGACGGAAGTTCCGCCGTCGGACGTTCCTCCACCCGTCCGCCCGTGGTGACGTCCACAACGTCCCTCGCCCAGGCACTCGACGGGACGGATGTGGTGTTCGCCGCCATCCGTCCGGGCGGAACGGCCGGCCGGGTCGCCGACGAACGGGTGGCACAGGAGCTCGGGCTGCTGGGACAGGAAACCACCGGCGCGGGTGGCATCTCGTACGCGCTGCGGTCCATCCCGGCCATGCTGGAGCTGGCCGCCGGCATGCGGACGCACTGCCCGGACGCGTGGCTGGTCAACTTCACCAACCCGGCGGGGATGGTCACCGAGGCGCTGGTTCCCCTGCTGGGCCGGAAGGTGATCGGCATCTGTGATTCCGCGAGTGCCCTGGTGCACCGCGCCGCCAATGCGGCCGGCGTGCCGCTGCCGGCGGACAAGCTCGACGGCGTGGGCTACTACGGGCTGAACCATCTCGGTTGGCTGTACCGGCTTGAGAGCGGCGGCCGGGATGTCCTCCCCGGCCTGCTGGCCGATGCCGCGGCGCTGGCCAGCTTTGAGGAGGGCCGGCTGTTTCCACAGCCGTTCCTGCGCAACCTGGGGCTGCTGCCAAACGAATACCTGTTCTATTACTACGAGACGGCGCGCGCGGCGTCAGGCATGCGGGCTCTGGCGAAGACGCGCGGTGAGTCGATCCACGGCCAGCAGGCGGAGCTGTATCCGCGGCTGGCCGGCGCCGGAGACGACGCCTACGGCTTGTGGGAGGCGGCGCGGCGGTCCCGCGAGGAGGGGTACCTGGCCGAAGCCAGGTCCGGCGGTGAGGCGCGGGACCCCGAGGACCTTGCCGGCGGCGGCTACGAGCAGGTGGCGCTGGCGGTGATGCGGGCGCTGGCGGGCGGTGGCGGCGCACGGGCGGCTACCCAGCTGATCCTCAATACCCCGAACTCCACCGGACGGCTTGCGGGGGCCGCCGGCTCCCAGGCCGCGATTCCCGGGCTGCCGGGGGACGCCGTCGTCGAAGTTCCCTGCACGGTCACGCCGGAAGGGGCGGTGCCCATCCCGCAGGACCGGCCGGCCGAACCGCAACTCGGCCTCCTGCAGCAGGTAAAGGAGGTGGAGCTGCTCACTGTCCGTGCTGCCTGCACGGGCGACCGTGATGCGGCGCTGGACGCATTCGCGGCTCACCCCTTGGTCGGTTCCTCTGGGCTGGCTGCTGGGCTGCTCGCCGGCTACGAGGATGCGTTCCCGGAGTTGGCCGCGTTGTGGCGGCACTGA
- the alr gene encoding alanine racemase: MIYPAATGDRPAVTGPAGTFHAYDRTAHERSAVIDLEAIRHNVRRLAAAAEPAKVMAVVKADAYGHGAVPVARAALEAGASWLGVAHISEALALRAAGIEAPLLAWLHTPESNFGAAVAAGVDIGCSGWELEQIVAAAREQERPARVHLKVDTGLGRNGATIEVWDRLVGEAVEYQDQGLLRVVGIFSHLAVADEPERPETDDQLAAFREVLAIAEDAGVDPEVRHLANTPATLSRPDTHFDLVRAGLGIYGLSPFEGQTSAELGLRPAMTLRTVVSHCKDVHSGQGVSYGFNYRTSGESTLGLIPLGYADGVPRVATGGPVRVEGVTYPVVGRIAMDQMVIDLGPLDVSRGGHSVLGAEAVLFGEGADGGPTADDWARAAGTNNYEIVTRISPRVPRTYINESPVTEVAATETPAP, translated from the coding sequence GTGATTTATCCAGCAGCAACAGGTGACCGCCCGGCAGTTACGGGCCCGGCCGGGACGTTCCACGCATACGACCGGACGGCCCATGAGCGCTCCGCCGTCATCGATCTCGAGGCCATCCGGCACAACGTCCGGCGGCTTGCCGCAGCCGCCGAGCCGGCCAAGGTGATGGCGGTGGTCAAGGCTGATGCCTACGGCCACGGCGCCGTGCCCGTGGCCCGTGCGGCCCTCGAGGCAGGCGCCAGCTGGCTGGGCGTGGCGCACATCTCCGAGGCGCTGGCACTGCGCGCCGCGGGCATCGAAGCCCCGCTGCTCGCCTGGCTGCACACCCCGGAAAGCAACTTCGGCGCGGCGGTTGCTGCCGGCGTCGATATCGGGTGCTCCGGCTGGGAGCTGGAACAGATCGTGGCCGCCGCCCGGGAACAGGAACGGCCGGCCCGCGTCCACCTCAAAGTCGATACGGGGCTTGGCCGCAACGGTGCCACCATCGAGGTGTGGGACCGGCTGGTTGGTGAAGCCGTGGAATACCAGGACCAGGGCCTGCTGCGTGTGGTGGGCATCTTTTCCCACCTTGCCGTGGCCGACGAACCCGAGCGTCCGGAAACCGATGACCAGCTCGCTGCGTTCCGCGAGGTCCTGGCCATCGCCGAGGATGCGGGCGTGGACCCCGAAGTCCGCCACCTGGCCAATACCCCGGCCACGCTGTCCCGGCCGGACACGCACTTCGACCTGGTCCGTGCAGGGCTGGGAATCTACGGCCTCTCGCCCTTCGAGGGGCAGACCTCCGCGGAACTGGGCCTCCGCCCGGCAATGACCCTGCGCACCGTCGTGTCCCACTGCAAGGACGTGCACTCCGGCCAGGGCGTCTCCTACGGCTTCAACTACCGCACCTCCGGCGAGAGCACGCTGGGGCTCATCCCGCTCGGCTATGCCGATGGCGTACCCCGCGTCGCCACCGGCGGCCCCGTTCGCGTGGAGGGTGTCACCTACCCCGTGGTGGGACGGATCGCGATGGACCAGATGGTGATCGACCTTGGCCCGCTCGACGTGAGCCGGGGCGGCCACAGCGTCCTCGGGGCAGAGGCGGTCCTGTTCGGTGAGGGTGCCGACGGCGGCCCCACGGCCGATGACTGGGCCCGCGCCGCCGGCACCAATAACTACGAGATCGTCACCCGTATCAGCCCCCGCGTGCCCCGCACCTACATCAACGAATCGCCCGTGACCGAAGTGGCAGCGACCGAAACGCCGGCGCCATGA
- the tsaE gene encoding tRNA (adenosine(37)-N6)-threonylcarbamoyltransferase complex ATPase subunit type 1 TsaE → MSVPENGRVPENGRLAENGGIPETGNTPLWVQTLTVTTADQTHALGAALAQVLRAGDLLVLTGELGAGKTTFTKGLGEGLGVREGIISPTFVLVRIHPNLPDGPRPGGPDLVHVDAYRLGSASEIDDIDLENTLDSAVTVVEWGRDRVEHLTESRLEVELHRQLGGAAAAHRTGNGALDFESEDDDEPRTIIIRGFGPRWSEQPVLAAEGIS, encoded by the coding sequence ATGAGCGTTCCGGAAAACGGTCGCGTTCCGGAAAACGGTCGCCTTGCGGAGAACGGCGGCATTCCGGAAACCGGAAACACTCCGCTGTGGGTCCAGACCCTGACGGTCACGACGGCGGACCAGACCCACGCGCTCGGTGCGGCCCTGGCGCAGGTGCTCCGGGCGGGGGACCTCCTGGTGCTGACGGGAGAACTGGGCGCCGGCAAGACGACCTTTACGAAAGGCCTGGGCGAAGGCCTGGGCGTCCGCGAGGGCATCATTTCCCCCACCTTCGTGCTGGTGCGCATCCACCCGAACCTCCCCGACGGGCCGCGTCCTGGCGGGCCCGACCTGGTGCACGTGGACGCGTACCGGCTGGGATCGGCGTCGGAAATTGACGACATCGACCTGGAGAACACGCTGGACTCTGCCGTGACCGTCGTGGAGTGGGGCCGGGACCGCGTGGAGCACCTGACCGAGAGCCGGCTCGAGGTGGAACTGCACCGCCAGCTTGGCGGCGCCGCCGCGGCCCACCGGACGGGGAACGGCGCCCTGGATTTCGAGTCGGAGGACGACGACGAGCCCCGCACCATCATCATCCGCGGCTTCGGGCCGCGCTGGTCCGAACAGCCCGTTCTGGCCGCGGAAGGAATCTCCTGA
- the tsaB gene encoding tRNA (adenosine(37)-N6)-threonylcarbamoyltransferase complex dimerization subunit type 1 TsaB has protein sequence MLILAIDTSAVASAALVSDDALEGVVGSFSTEDTRSHAEVLAPGIERLLADAGVTGADIDAIVVGVGPGPFTGLRSGIATARTLAFVWNTPLHGMMSLDAVALEVAESTNAPAEFLVATDARRKEVYWARYTLAAGQLPKLTDGPHVGFAADLPDLPAYGAGAGLYPDDVRADPDFSTEQPDALYLGQFALARLESGEELLDSTPLYLRESDAQVPGPRKRAL, from the coding sequence ATGCTCATTCTTGCCATCGACACCTCAGCCGTGGCCAGCGCCGCGCTGGTATCCGACGACGCCCTGGAGGGCGTGGTGGGCAGCTTCTCCACCGAGGACACGAGGAGCCACGCCGAGGTCCTCGCCCCCGGAATCGAGCGCCTGCTCGCGGACGCCGGCGTGACCGGAGCGGACATCGACGCGATCGTGGTGGGCGTTGGTCCCGGCCCGTTCACCGGGCTCCGGTCCGGCATTGCGACGGCGCGTACGCTCGCCTTTGTCTGGAACACGCCGCTGCACGGCATGATGAGCCTCGACGCCGTCGCCCTCGAGGTGGCCGAATCCACCAACGCGCCGGCCGAGTTCCTTGTGGCCACGGACGCCCGGCGCAAAGAGGTCTACTGGGCGCGCTACACCCTGGCCGCGGGCCAGCTGCCAAAGCTCACGGATGGGCCGCACGTGGGCTTCGCCGCTGACCTGCCCGACCTGCCTGCTTACGGCGCGGGCGCAGGGCTGTACCCCGACGACGTGCGCGCGGATCCGGACTTCAGCACCGAACAGCCGGACGCGCTCTACCTGGGGCAGTTCGCGCTGGCGAGGCTGGAATCCGGCGAGGAACTCCTGGACTCCACACCACTGTATCTTCGTGAATCCGACGCCCAGGTCCCCGGCCCCCGGAAGCGTGCCCTGTGA
- the rimI gene encoding ribosomal protein S18-alanine N-acetyltransferase, translated as MLPDDIPAVHELEVRLFPVDAWPLQMFWDELVQPETRRYLVAEGPDGIVGYAGLMCVEPIADVQTIAVVPEYEGKGIGTALLTDLIAEGRRRGAADILLEVRADNPRAQQLYVRFGFEQIHVRKKYYRDGVDALIMRLQLEDVLAVHQDIVHDAGPRPGQTDEAGRAGETAPTEADQK; from the coding sequence ATGCTCCCTGACGACATCCCGGCCGTCCACGAACTGGAGGTACGGCTGTTCCCGGTGGACGCGTGGCCGCTGCAGATGTTCTGGGATGAACTGGTGCAGCCGGAGACGCGCCGGTACTTGGTGGCCGAGGGACCGGATGGCATCGTCGGCTACGCGGGACTGATGTGCGTGGAGCCGATCGCCGACGTCCAGACCATCGCCGTCGTCCCCGAATATGAGGGCAAGGGCATCGGCACAGCGCTCCTCACCGACCTGATCGCCGAGGGGCGGCGCCGCGGCGCAGCCGACATCCTGCTCGAGGTCCGCGCCGACAACCCCCGGGCCCAGCAGCTGTACGTCCGCTTCGGCTTCGAGCAGATCCACGTGCGGAAGAAGTACTACCGCGACGGCGTGGACGCCCTGATCATGCGGCTCCAGCTGGAGGACGTGCTGGCTGTGCACCAGGACATCGTGCACGACGCCGGACCCCGGCCCGGGCAGACCGACGAAGCCGGCCGCGCCGGCGAAACCGCTCCGACGGAGGCAGACCAGAAATGA
- the tsaD gene encoding tRNA (adenosine(37)-N6)-threonylcarbamoyltransferase complex transferase subunit TsaD gives MNRSQPLVLGIESSCDETGVGIVRGADLLTNTVSSSMEEHVRFGGVIPEIASRAHLDAFVPALRAALAEADVTLDEIDAIAVTSGPGLAGALMVGVCAAKALAVATGKPLYAINHLVAHVGVGLLNSRPGIGTGTEAGAAAKPVLPENLGALLVSGGHTEILRIRSITDDVELLGSTIDDAAGEAYDKVARILGLGYPGGPAIDRLAREGNAKAIRFPRGLTQPKYMGTAEEPGRHRYDWSFSGLKTAVARCVEQFEAAGDPVPVADIAAAFQEAVVDVITSKAVLACRERGITDVLLGGGVAANSRLRQLTEQRCSAAGITLHVPPLDLCTDNGAMVAALGAQLVMAGIEPSGINFAPDSSMPVTTVSAPSRTQNRAFSALGTPSTAT, from the coding sequence ATGAACCGCTCGCAGCCGCTAGTCCTCGGCATTGAGTCCTCGTGCGACGAAACGGGCGTGGGCATCGTCCGCGGCGCCGACCTCCTGACCAACACGGTGTCCTCGTCGATGGAGGAACACGTCCGGTTTGGCGGCGTGATCCCGGAAATCGCCTCGCGCGCCCACCTGGATGCCTTCGTTCCTGCCCTGCGGGCCGCACTGGCCGAGGCGGACGTGACGCTGGACGAGATCGACGCCATCGCGGTGACGTCCGGTCCGGGGCTGGCCGGCGCGCTGATGGTGGGCGTGTGCGCCGCGAAGGCGCTCGCCGTCGCCACCGGCAAACCGCTCTATGCCATCAACCACCTGGTGGCCCACGTGGGGGTCGGCCTCCTCAACTCCCGCCCCGGCATCGGAACAGGAACCGAGGCCGGCGCCGCCGCAAAACCGGTACTGCCCGAAAACCTCGGCGCCCTGCTGGTGTCCGGCGGCCACACCGAGATCCTGCGCATCCGCAGCATCACTGACGACGTCGAGCTGCTGGGTTCCACCATCGACGACGCCGCCGGCGAGGCGTACGACAAGGTCGCCAGGATCCTGGGTCTGGGTTACCCCGGCGGCCCGGCCATTGACCGGCTGGCGCGCGAGGGGAACGCCAAGGCCATCCGGTTCCCGCGCGGACTGACGCAGCCCAAGTACATGGGCACCGCGGAGGAGCCCGGCCGGCACCGCTACGACTGGTCGTTCAGCGGCCTGAAGACCGCGGTGGCCCGGTGCGTCGAACAGTTCGAGGCCGCCGGCGATCCCGTGCCCGTGGCGGACATCGCCGCGGCGTTCCAGGAAGCCGTGGTGGATGTCATCACCTCCAAGGCGGTGCTGGCCTGCCGGGAGCGTGGCATCACGGACGTGCTGCTGGGCGGGGGCGTGGCAGCCAATTCGCGGCTGCGGCAACTGACCGAACAGCGCTGCTCCGCCGCGGGCATCACACTGCACGTTCCGCCGCTGGATCTGTGTACGGACAACGGCGCGATGGTGGCCGCACTTGGCGCGCAGCTGGTCATGGCCGGCATTGAACCCAGCGGAATTAATTTCGCGCCCGACTCGTCCATGCCGGTCACCACGGTTTCCGCGCCGAGTAGGACGCAGAACAGGGCGTTCTCGGCGCTGGGAACGCCCTCAACTGCTACCTAG
- a CDS encoding glutamate--cysteine ligase, which produces MKIDFASSRQSTLGVEWELALVDAQTGELSSVANEVLRGVVARHPELNEDDEHPHIKQELLLNTVELVTGICETAAEAKEDLARSLAAVREVTDPMGVEVFCAGSHPFSPPQLQPVTDKERYAKLIDRTQWWGRQMVIYGVHVHVGLDRRDKVLPVLDGLVNYFPHFQALSASSPFWGGEDTGYASQRALMFQQLPTAGLPFQFASWEEYESYVQDMFTTGVIDTISEIRWDIRPVPALGTIEMRICDGLATLEEVGAVAALTQCLVHEFSTILDAGGSIPTMPPWHVQENKWRAARYGMDAIIILDAEGNEQLVTDHLLETLNRLEPIAAKLGCLDELADVEKIISRGAGYQRQRRVAAESGGNLQAVVLDLVKQMRNGPTA; this is translated from the coding sequence ATGAAGATTGATTTCGCTTCATCCAGGCAATCAACTCTTGGTGTGGAATGGGAACTCGCGCTGGTGGATGCGCAGACCGGTGAACTTTCATCGGTGGCCAATGAGGTCCTGCGTGGGGTCGTGGCCCGGCACCCCGAGCTGAACGAGGATGACGAGCACCCGCACATCAAGCAGGAGCTGCTGCTCAATACCGTGGAGCTGGTCACCGGCATCTGCGAGACGGCCGCGGAAGCGAAGGAAGACCTCGCCCGTTCCCTGGCCGCCGTCCGTGAAGTCACGGACCCGATGGGCGTCGAAGTGTTCTGCGCCGGGAGCCACCCGTTCAGCCCGCCGCAGCTGCAGCCGGTCACGGACAAAGAACGCTACGCCAAGCTGATCGACCGCACTCAGTGGTGGGGCCGGCAGATGGTGATCTACGGGGTGCACGTCCATGTCGGCCTGGACCGGCGGGACAAGGTGCTGCCCGTGCTTGACGGCCTGGTCAACTACTTCCCGCATTTCCAGGCCCTGTCCGCATCAAGCCCGTTCTGGGGCGGCGAGGACACCGGCTACGCCTCGCAGCGGGCCCTGATGTTCCAGCAGCTGCCGACGGCGGGCCTGCCGTTCCAGTTCGCCAGCTGGGAGGAATACGAGTCCTACGTCCAGGACATGTTCACCACCGGCGTGATCGACACCATCTCCGAGATCCGCTGGGACATCCGCCCGGTGCCGGCCCTCGGCACCATCGAGATGCGCATCTGTGACGGCCTGGCCACGCTCGAGGAAGTGGGCGCCGTGGCGGCCCTGACGCAATGCCTGGTCCACGAATTCTCCACCATCCTCGACGCCGGCGGCAGCATTCCCACCATGCCGCCGTGGCACGTCCAGGAGAACAAGTGGCGGGCCGCCCGCTACGGCATGGACGCCATCATCATCCTCGACGCCGAGGGCAACGAGCAGCTCGTCACCGACCACCTGCTGGAGACGCTCAACCGGCTCGAACCCATCGCTGCGAAGCTGGGCTGCCTGGATGAGCTGGCCGACGTCGAGAAGATCATCAGCCGCGGCGCCGGGTACCAGCGCCAGCGCCGCGTGGCCGCCGAAAGCGGCGGAAACCTGCAGGCCGTCGTCCTCGACCTCGTGAAGCAGATGCGGAACGGTCCCACCGCGTAG